One genomic window of Prochlorococcus sp. MIT 0603 includes the following:
- the rpsJ gene encoding 30S ribosomal protein S10: protein MSTAIAQQKIRIRLKAFDRRMLDLSCEKIIETADNTAATAIGPIPLPTKRKIYCVLRSPHVDKDSREHFETRTHRRIIDIYNPSAKTIDALMKLDLPSGVDIEVKL from the coding sequence ATGTCAACGGCAATCGCTCAGCAAAAGATAAGAATCCGCTTAAAGGCTTTTGACAGGCGGATGCTAGACCTTTCTTGTGAAAAAATCATTGAAACTGCAGATAACACTGCGGCCACTGCAATAGGGCCTATACCTCTTCCTACAAAACGAAAGATCTATTGTGTTTTGCGTTCTCCTCATGTTGATAAGGATTCTAGAGAGCATTTTGAAACTCGGACTCATAGGAGGATTATTGATATTTATAATCCTTCAGCCAAAACGATAGATGCTCTTATGAAGCTTGATTTGCCCAGTGGTGTTGATATTGAAGTTAAGCTTTGA